One stretch of Plasmodium relictum strain SGS1 genome assembly, contig: PRELSG_99_v1_13, whole genome shotgun sequence DNA includes these proteins:
- the ETRAMP gene encoding early transcribed membrane protein, with protein MIISRIFYLLNILFAINLLKPCFCFINKKIYKDINEVHNIDAPIEKKNNKKKKILISCGVAATFLLAAGLLGGGLYLTRDKRKSLWDNDKLGNDALDIIFSSILEGVNDINKIPSKEKKDLSKIITRGYIKNMMKEQINNNEVMFSETQKRELYSFVPQIQYVVKSILESQMPTYDIRKIPPGNHILFDH; from the coding sequence atgaTAATCTCGAggatattttatttgttaaatattttatttgctATCAATTTATTGAAACCATGCTTctgttttataaataaaaaaatttataaagatataaatgAAGTTCATAATATTGATGCGCctatagagaaaaaaaataataaaaaaaaaaaaattttaatttcttgTGGAGTTGCAGCAACTTTTCTTTTAGCAGCAGGTTTATTAGGAGGAGGGTTGTATTTGACCAGAGATAAGCGTAAATCTTTATGGGACAATGACAAATTAGGAAACGATGCTCTTGACATTATTTTTAGTAGCATACTAGAAGGAgttaatgatataaataaaatacccagtaaagaaaaaaaagatttaagtaaaataattacaagaggatatattaaaaatatgatgaaagaacaaattaataataatgaagtcATGTTTTCTGAAACTCAGAAAAGAGAATTATATAGTTTTGTTCCCCAAATTCAATATGTCGTAAAGAGCATATTAGAAAGTCAAATGCCAACATATGATATCCGAAAGATCCCACCGGGAAATCATATATTATTTGACcattaa